Proteins encoded by one window of Marixanthomonas sp. SCSIO 43207:
- a CDS encoding thiamine pyrophosphate-dependent enzyme, producing MQTDPKTNSDLSFEDFKAEVLSDYKIAVTSRECSLLGRREVLTGKAKFGIFGDGKEVPQLAWAKAFKNGDWRSGYYRDQTFMMAIGELTIQQFFAGLYGHSDLEADPMSAGRQMGGHFATHSLNKDGSWKNLTAQKNSSADISPTAGQMPRLLGLAQASKIFRNVKGIEDKTNFSINGNEVAWGTIGNASTSEGLFWETINAAGVLQVPMVINVWDDEYGISVHAKHQTTKEDISEILKGFQRTEKEKGYEIIRVKGWNYPELIEAYQKAGKIAREEHVPVMIHVLELTQPQGHSTSGSHERYKSKERLEWESEHDCNVQMRKWMIESDIATDEELSEIEKTIKKEVRDGKKAALKAFLAPQKKEQQEALTLLGNLAESSQNKTFIEKIKNELASDKEPLRKTILGSARKALRYVTSEKSTEKQQLIDWIENYYEIIQPKYSAHLYSEAEENAKTISEIKPTYDSDAKEVDGRVVLRDNFDAIFSNHPETLIFGEDSGEIGDVNQGLEGLQEKHGALRVADVGIREATILGQGIGMAMRGLRPIAEIQYLDYILYCLQIMSDDLVTVRYRTNGTQKAPLIVRTRGHRLEGIWHSGSQMGGLIHLLRGMYVLVPRNMTKAAGFYNTLLETDEPALIVECLNGYRLKEKMPNNLGAFRTPIGVVETIKEGEDITLVSYGSTLRVVEEAAKELQQVGINAEVIDVQSLLPLDLNEDLVKSVAKTNRLLVIDEDVPGGASSYILDTIIDKQNGYRHLDSKPQTLTAKAHRPAYGTDGDYFTKPSVEDVFEKVYEIIHEVNPENFPKLR from the coding sequence ATGCAAACAGACCCAAAAACCAATAGTGATCTTTCTTTTGAAGACTTCAAGGCCGAAGTTCTTTCAGATTATAAAATTGCAGTAACAAGCCGAGAATGTAGCCTTTTAGGGCGTAGAGAAGTACTCACCGGAAAAGCAAAATTCGGGATTTTTGGCGATGGTAAAGAAGTGCCTCAATTAGCTTGGGCAAAAGCATTTAAAAATGGAGATTGGCGTAGCGGTTACTATCGTGATCAAACCTTTATGATGGCTATAGGTGAATTGACTATTCAACAATTTTTTGCGGGATTATATGGTCATTCAGATCTAGAAGCAGATCCTATGAGCGCCGGTAGACAAATGGGTGGGCATTTTGCAACACATAGTTTAAATAAAGACGGAAGCTGGAAAAACCTTACCGCTCAAAAAAACAGTAGTGCAGATATTTCTCCTACCGCAGGTCAAATGCCACGTTTATTAGGGTTAGCTCAAGCATCCAAAATCTTCAGAAATGTAAAAGGCATTGAAGATAAAACCAATTTTTCTATAAATGGAAATGAAGTAGCTTGGGGTACTATTGGTAATGCAAGTACTAGTGAAGGATTGTTTTGGGAAACTATAAATGCTGCTGGTGTATTACAAGTGCCTATGGTAATCAATGTTTGGGATGATGAATATGGGATTTCAGTTCACGCAAAGCACCAAACTACCAAAGAAGATATTTCAGAAATATTAAAAGGATTTCAGCGTACCGAAAAAGAAAAAGGATATGAAATAATTCGCGTTAAAGGCTGGAATTATCCCGAGTTGATTGAAGCTTATCAAAAAGCTGGGAAAATTGCCAGAGAAGAACACGTACCAGTAATGATACACGTTCTTGAGTTAACACAACCACAAGGACACAGTACTAGCGGTAGCCACGAACGCTATAAAAGCAAAGAACGACTAGAATGGGAGTCTGAACACGATTGTAATGTTCAAATGCGTAAGTGGATGATTGAAAGCGATATTGCAACAGATGAAGAGCTTTCTGAAATTGAAAAAACAATAAAGAAAGAAGTTCGAGATGGTAAAAAAGCTGCATTAAAAGCATTTTTAGCCCCTCAAAAGAAAGAACAACAAGAAGCTTTAACTCTTTTAGGAAATTTAGCTGAAAGTAGCCAGAACAAAACTTTTATAGAAAAAATTAAAAATGAATTGGCTTCAGATAAAGAGCCACTTCGGAAAACAATTTTGGGTTCTGCAAGAAAAGCATTGCGCTATGTAACTTCAGAAAAATCAACTGAAAAACAGCAATTGATAGATTGGATTGAAAATTACTATGAAATTATTCAACCAAAATACAGCGCCCATCTTTATTCTGAAGCAGAAGAAAATGCCAAAACCATTTCAGAAATAAAACCTACTTATGATAGTGATGCAAAAGAAGTTGATGGCCGTGTGGTGTTACGTGATAACTTTGATGCAATCTTCAGTAATCACCCAGAAACCCTGATTTTTGGGGAAGATAGTGGTGAGATTGGTGATGTAAATCAAGGACTTGAAGGATTGCAAGAAAAACACGGAGCTTTACGCGTTGCAGATGTTGGTATTCGTGAAGCCACTATCTTGGGACAAGGAATAGGAATGGCAATGCGAGGATTGCGTCCTATTGCAGAAATTCAATATTTGGATTATATTTTATACTGCTTGCAAATAATGAGTGACGATTTAGTAACCGTTCGTTATCGTACCAATGGTACTCAAAAAGCACCATTAATTGTTCGTACCAGAGGGCATCGCCTTGAAGGTATCTGGCACAGTGGTTCACAAATGGGTGGTTTAATACACCTTTTACGCGGTATGTATGTTTTGGTACCAAGAAACATGACAAAAGCAGCTGGATTTTACAACACACTACTTGAAACCGACGAACCTGCATTAATTGTTGAATGCTTAAATGGATACCGCCTTAAAGAGAAAATGCCAAATAACTTAGGTGCTTTTAGAACACCTATTGGTGTGGTTGAAACAATAAAAGAAGGTGAAGATATAACCTTAGTTTCTTACGGAAGTACCCTCCGCGTTGTAGAAGAAGCCGCAAAAGAATTACAACAAGTAGGTATTAATGCTGAAGTAATTGATGTACAATCATTATTACCACTTGATCTTAATGAAGATCTAGTAAAAAGTGTTGCCAAAACAAATAGGTTGTTAGTTATCGATGAAGACGTTCCCGGTGGAGCATCATCATACATTCTAGATACCATAATTGATAAGCAAAACGGATACCGTCACTTAGACAGTAAACCGCAAACCTTAACAGCAAAAGCACACAGACCTGCTTACGGAACAGACGGAGATTACTTTACAAAACCCTCAGTAGAAGATGTGTTTGAAAAGGTATATGAAATTATTCATGAAGTAAATCCGGAAAACTTTCCTAAGCTAAGATAA
- a CDS encoding metalloprotease → MKLQNFIIVLCLVIAASVNAQYDISIKATLVPASKSIDVQQKIVFQNTSNTAWNELYLHDWANSFSSKTTPLAKRFAENYNSSFHFEKQEDRGKTSVAYVTDSLNNTIKWNRDKAADIITIPLQTPLMPGETFTVNLVYTVKLPNSKFTRFGVTDDGTYKLKHWYISPAVFDEDWQVYSNKNTDDLFLTPSHFAIEFSTPKEYSLTTDLQVISESLSDTTKTTFLQGNNRNQVILFLEKQTSFQTIETDKFAIITNLRDEKISPQISALAVDRIAHFLDSKLGSYPFEKMVISEAEYRNNPVYGLNQLPDFISPFPAGFEYDMEQLKTITRKYIETSLSLNPRKDNWLIGALQIHLMMDYVDTYYPKMKILGSLSNFWVIKWAHAADLEFNDQYPLLYLNMARNNLQQSLTTPRDSLVKFNKNIATDYYGGYGLKYLSDYLGKETVSKTIQDFYSENKLKAVNVKTFEKTLQKNTALPINWFFTDYVDSRTTIDFRIKKVKENQDSLTVTVKNTRKNTMPVSIYGINNDSIIFKKWMLPFTGEQTVTVPKNNVRKLVLNYEKNIPEYNQRNNYKAVKGLLNRPLQFRLFQDVGDSRYNQIFFMPEFQYNLYDGFVIGPKVYNKTVLAKGFHYRLTPQIGLKSKELIGSGSVVYTKNYDKESLYAMRYGFAGSYFSYDRDLFYRRYTPFITFAFRNKDLRDNEKQFINLRSVSVIRDENPRDPDQDPNYSVFNLQYVYSNPNLINYFRGVVDYEISSKFSKISTTLEYRKLFLNNRQLNLRFFAGAFLFNDTRENDDFFSFALDRPTDYLFDYNYYGRSEQSGLFSQQLIVAEGGFKSQLQPKFANSWITTVNVSTNIWKWIYAYGDAGLIHNTDTGTQGVFDTGIRMSLVADYFELYFPLYSNLGWEPGLDDYDQRIRFIVTLDVRTLLGLFTRKWY, encoded by the coding sequence TTGAAGCTACAGAATTTTATAATTGTTTTGTGTTTAGTAATTGCTGCGTCTGTAAACGCACAATATGATATTTCTATAAAAGCAACGTTGGTTCCTGCTTCAAAAAGTATTGACGTGCAACAAAAGATTGTATTTCAAAATACTTCAAACACTGCTTGGAATGAACTTTATTTACACGATTGGGCAAATAGCTTTTCTAGTAAAACAACACCATTAGCCAAACGATTTGCTGAAAATTATAACAGTTCATTTCATTTTGAAAAACAAGAAGATCGCGGTAAAACATCTGTTGCTTATGTGACAGATTCTTTAAACAATACAATAAAATGGAATCGTGATAAAGCAGCAGATATTATTACTATCCCGTTACAAACCCCTTTAATGCCGGGTGAAACGTTTACAGTTAACCTTGTGTATACTGTAAAATTACCCAATAGCAAGTTTACACGTTTTGGGGTAACAGATGATGGTACTTATAAATTGAAACACTGGTATATTTCACCAGCCGTTTTTGATGAAGATTGGCAGGTATACAGTAACAAAAACACAGATGATTTATTTCTTACCCCGTCACATTTTGCAATAGAGTTTAGCACCCCAAAAGAGTATTCTCTTACTACAGATCTGCAAGTGATTTCTGAAAGTCTTTCAGATACTACAAAAACTACTTTTTTACAAGGTAATAATCGAAATCAAGTAATTTTATTTCTGGAAAAACAAACTAGTTTTCAAACTATTGAAACTGATAAGTTTGCCATTATCACCAACTTAAGAGACGAAAAAATATCACCTCAAATAAGTGCGTTGGCTGTAGATCGAATTGCACATTTTCTAGACAGTAAGTTAGGCTCCTACCCCTTTGAAAAAATGGTTATAAGCGAAGCTGAATATCGCAATAATCCTGTATATGGCCTTAATCAGCTTCCAGATTTTATTAGTCCATTTCCGGCAGGTTTTGAGTATGATATGGAACAGCTTAAAACCATTACCCGAAAGTATATTGAAACATCATTGTCACTCAACCCACGAAAAGACAATTGGTTAATTGGAGCTCTGCAAATACATTTAATGATGGATTATGTGGACACCTACTATCCAAAAATGAAAATTTTAGGGAGTTTAAGTAATTTTTGGGTAATTAAATGGGCACACGCAGCAGATTTAGAGTTTAACGATCAATATCCGTTACTTTATCTTAATATGGCTCGCAACAACTTACAACAGTCATTAACTACTCCACGAGATTCATTGGTAAAGTTTAATAAAAATATAGCGACAGATTACTATGGTGGGTATGGATTGAAATACCTCTCAGACTATCTAGGAAAAGAGACTGTTTCAAAAACTATTCAAGATTTTTACTCTGAAAATAAACTGAAAGCCGTAAACGTAAAAACATTTGAAAAAACGCTTCAAAAAAACACTGCATTACCTATTAATTGGTTTTTTACAGATTATGTGGATTCCCGTACTACTATTGATTTCAGAATAAAAAAGGTTAAAGAGAATCAAGATTCATTAACAGTAACTGTAAAAAATACTCGAAAAAACACAATGCCGGTTTCTATCTACGGAATCAATAATGACAGCATTATATTTAAAAAATGGATGCTTCCTTTTACGGGTGAACAAACTGTTACAGTTCCTAAAAATAACGTACGAAAGCTGGTTCTAAACTATGAAAAAAATATTCCTGAATATAACCAACGCAATAACTACAAAGCTGTAAAGGGACTGCTTAATAGACCTTTACAATTTAGACTTTTTCAAGATGTAGGTGATTCTCGTTACAATCAAATCTTTTTCATGCCAGAGTTTCAATATAACTTATATGATGGATTTGTAATTGGCCCAAAAGTGTACAATAAAACAGTACTTGCCAAAGGATTTCATTATCGCTTAACTCCGCAAATTGGTTTAAAATCAAAAGAGCTTATTGGAAGTGGATCTGTTGTTTACACAAAAAACTATGACAAAGAATCGCTTTATGCCATGCGTTATGGCTTTGCAGGAAGTTATTTTTCATATGACCGTGATTTATTCTATAGACGCTATACTCCATTTATCACCTTTGCTTTCAGAAATAAAGATTTACGAGATAATGAAAAGCAGTTTATCAATTTAAGAAGCGTTAGTGTTATACGAGATGAAAATCCGCGAGATCCAGACCAAGACCCAAATTACAGTGTGTTTAACCTTCAGTATGTTTACTCAAACCCAAATTTGATAAACTACTTTAGAGGTGTTGTAGATTATGAAATTTCTTCAAAATTCAGTAAAATTTCAACAACGCTTGAATATAGGAAGCTATTTTTAAATAATCGTCAGCTTAATTTACGGTTTTTTGCCGGAGCTTTTTTATTCAACGATACTCGAGAAAACGATGATTTTTTCAGTTTTGCATTAGACAGGCCTACCGATTATCTTTTTGATTATAATTACTACGGAAGAAGCGAACAAAGCGGGTTATTCAGTCAGCAATTAATCGTTGCCGAAGGAGGTTTTAAATCTCAGTTGCAGCCCAAGTTTGCAAACAGTTGGATAACCACAGTAAATGTAAGTACAAATATCTGGAAATGGATTTACGCCTATGGTGACGCCGGTTTAATTCACAATACCGACACTGGCACACAAGGAGTTTTTGATACCGGAATACGTATGAGCTTGGTAGCAGATTATTTTGAACTGTATTTCCCATTGTATTCAAACCTCGGCTGGGAACCCGGTCTAGACGATTATGATCAACGCATTCGTTTTATTGTAACACTAGATGTAAGAACGTTACTAGGGTTATTTACTAGAAAATGGTATTAA
- a CDS encoding T9SS type A sorting domain-containing protein produces MFYNLLDFPEALPANRSTILKDILNEYDPDIFMVCELQTVEGANALLNVSLNDEGFNYLNAPFVENQSGLSELQQLIFFKKKKFSLVSSEIIRTFVRDINRYTLQAKTTDEETNPLKIEIFVTHLKASTGNQNEIKRLQMVQEFTEKLETLDPNSFVIFAGDLNLYTSAEPAYQELLDPTNAIKMVDPINTPGDWHNNSSFQAVHTQSTRISSGPFNAGSGGGMDDRFDFILISENMLNNPKLRYIEDSYKTVGNNGNCFNNSVNSEDCSGVFSETLRENLYNMSDHLPVFMELETNQDIVLSNTVFVTNENQIQLENTLVTTFLTVHLNESISEKTQLTIYNVLGQKVYERTIYPSEKKIDIALPNLSNGIYYLKSNLVKKPLKFIKTS; encoded by the coding sequence ATGTTCTACAATTTATTAGATTTTCCCGAAGCGCTTCCTGCAAATAGATCTACCATACTTAAAGACATACTCAATGAGTATGATCCAGATATTTTTATGGTTTGTGAACTGCAAACAGTTGAGGGAGCCAATGCTTTATTAAATGTTTCATTAAATGACGAAGGCTTTAATTATTTAAATGCACCATTTGTAGAAAATCAATCAGGTCTTTCAGAATTACAACAATTAATTTTTTTTAAGAAAAAGAAGTTTTCATTAGTTTCTTCTGAAATCATAAGAACGTTTGTAAGAGATATTAATAGATATACATTACAAGCAAAGACAACAGATGAAGAAACCAATCCATTAAAAATTGAAATTTTTGTCACACACCTTAAAGCCAGTACCGGCAATCAAAATGAAATAAAACGATTACAAATGGTACAAGAGTTTACTGAAAAACTTGAAACACTAGACCCAAATTCGTTTGTTATTTTTGCTGGTGATTTAAATCTTTACACTTCTGCTGAACCTGCTTACCAAGAATTATTAGACCCTACTAACGCTATTAAGATGGTAGACCCAATCAATACACCGGGAGATTGGCATAACAACTCAAGTTTTCAAGCGGTTCATACTCAAAGCACAAGAATAAGCTCTGGTCCTTTTAATGCTGGTTCTGGTGGTGGTATGGATGACCGTTTTGATTTTATTCTTATTTCAGAAAATATGCTCAACAACCCAAAATTGCGTTATATTGAAGACTCTTATAAAACGGTTGGTAATAACGGTAACTGTTTTAACAATAGTGTAAATAGTGAAGACTGTTCGGGAGTGTTTTCAGAAACTTTGAGAGAAAATTTATACAATATGAGTGATCACCTTCCAGTGTTTATGGAGCTAGAAACCAATCAAGACATTGTTTTGAGCAATACAGTTTTTGTTACAAATGAAAATCAAATTCAATTAGAAAATACTTTAGTTACCACATTTTTAACTGTACATTTAAACGAGTCAATTTCAGAAAAAACACAACTTACTATTTATAATGTTTTGGGACAAAAGGTTTATGAACGTACAATATATCCTTCAGAAAAAAAGATTGACATTGCATTACCCAATCTTTCAAACGGAATCTATTATCTGAAATCTAACTTGGTAAAAAAACCTTTAAAATTTATTAAAACTTCTTGA
- a CDS encoding TIGR00730 family Rossman fold protein → MRNEQKNKNWNLVKTNDSWAIFKIMGEFVNGYEKLSRIGPCVSIFGSARTKPDHEYYKLAERIAEKITNNGYGVITGGGPGIMEAGNKGAHLAGGTSVGLNITLPFEQHDNPYIDSDKSIDFDYFFVRKVMFVKYSQGFVVMPGGFGTLDEFFEALTLIQTHKIDKFPLILVGSKFWSGLWDWVKDTLLEANNNVSPEDLDLVHIVDHEDEVLEILNNFYEEYNLSPNF, encoded by the coding sequence ATGAGAAACGAACAGAAAAATAAAAACTGGAACTTAGTAAAAACAAACGACTCTTGGGCTATTTTCAAAATTATGGGAGAGTTTGTAAATGGATATGAAAAATTAAGCCGAATTGGGCCTTGTGTTTCCATTTTTGGTTCGGCCAGAACAAAGCCAGATCACGAATATTATAAACTAGCAGAGCGTATTGCAGAAAAAATAACAAACAATGGATATGGTGTAATAACTGGCGGTGGTCCCGGTATTATGGAAGCCGGTAACAAAGGAGCTCATTTAGCCGGCGGAACCTCGGTAGGGCTTAATATCACTCTCCCTTTTGAGCAGCACGACAACCCTTACATTGATAGTGACAAAAGCATTGATTTTGATTACTTTTTTGTAAGAAAAGTTATGTTTGTAAAGTATTCACAAGGGTTTGTAGTTATGCCCGGTGGTTTTGGAACATTAGATGAATTTTTTGAAGCTTTAACGCTTATTCAAACCCACAAAATTGATAAATTCCCTTTAATACTAGTAGGATCTAAATTTTGGAGCGGTTTATGGGATTGGGTAAAAGACACCCTTCTTGAAGCTAATAACAATGTAAGCCCTGAAGATTTAGACTTAGTTCACATTGTTGACCACGAAGATGAAGTACTTGAAATTTTAAACAACTTCTACGAAGAGTATAATCTTAGTCCTAATTTCTAA
- the uvrA gene encoding excinuclease ABC subunit UvrA, translating into MTKNEDFIEVLGARVHNLKDIDVKIPREKLVVITGLSGSGKSSLAFDTIYAEGQRRYIETFSAYARQFLGNLERPDVDKIEGLSPVIAIEQKTTSKSPRSTVGTITEIYDFLRLLYARASDAYSYNTGEKMVSYSDEQIKSLILEEFDGKKVSVLAPVIRSRKGHYRELFEQIGKQGFVKVRVDGEINDIVKGMRIDRYKTHDIEIVIDRLKVSSETEHSKRLSETINTAMYHGDDVLMVLDNETNEARFFSRSLMCPTTGISYPNPEPNNFSFNSPKGMCPNCKGLGTLYEVNLKKIVPDESLSIKKGALAPHGPQKKNWVFKQLELIAQKFDFKLTDPFSKIPDEAKKMIFYGGNSAFEVDSKTLGITRKYKIDFEGVATFLQNTFEANESRSLRRWAKEYMDKVVCPECEGSRLRKESLYFKVNDKSIAELAQMDIIELASWFENLESELSKTQLKIASEIIKEVRTRIQFLVDVGLTYLALDRSSKSLSGGEAQRIRLATQIGSQLVGVLYILDEPSIGLHQRDNQKLIDSLVSLRDIGNSVIVVEHDKEMIESADYVIDIGPAAGKHGGTIVSEGTPSDILTHKTLTAEYLNGSKEIEIPKKRREGNGEVLKLYGASGNNLKNVTVEFPLGKMIGVTGVSGSGKSTLINETLYPILNAEIYNGVKKPMPYKKIEGLKHIDKVIDINQSPIGRTPRSNPATYTGVFSEIRSLFAKIPESMIRGYKPGRFSFNVKGGRCETCKGAGLKVIEMNFLPDVYVECETCQGKRFNRETLEIRYKGNSIYDVLSMTINEACEFFEHIPKIYRKLKTIQDVGLGYITLGQQSTTLSGGEAQRIKLATELSKRDTGNTFYILDEPTTGLHFEDIRVLMLVLNRLVKKGNTVLIIEHNLDVIKVVDHIIDIGPEGGKNGGKVLTTGTPEEVSKNKKSHTARFLKKELHS; encoded by the coding sequence ATGACAAAAAATGAAGATTTTATTGAGGTTTTAGGGGCAAGAGTTCATAATTTAAAGGACATAGATGTTAAAATCCCCAGAGAAAAATTAGTAGTAATTACAGGCCTTTCCGGAAGCGGAAAATCTTCATTAGCCTTTGACACTATTTATGCAGAAGGACAACGTCGTTATATAGAAACCTTTTCGGCATATGCACGTCAATTTTTAGGAAATCTAGAAAGACCAGATGTTGACAAAATTGAAGGTCTCTCACCGGTTATTGCTATTGAGCAAAAAACAACTAGTAAAAGCCCACGATCTACCGTGGGTACCATTACTGAAATTTATGACTTTTTACGGTTGCTCTATGCACGCGCTAGTGATGCTTACAGTTATAACACGGGTGAAAAAATGGTGAGTTATAGTGATGAGCAAATAAAGAGCCTTATTTTAGAAGAGTTTGACGGAAAAAAAGTAAGTGTCTTGGCTCCTGTAATTCGTTCAAGAAAAGGACATTATCGTGAGCTTTTTGAACAGATAGGCAAACAAGGTTTTGTTAAAGTGCGAGTAGATGGTGAGATAAATGATATTGTCAAAGGCATGCGCATTGATCGGTATAAAACGCACGATATTGAAATTGTTATTGATAGACTTAAAGTTTCTTCTGAAACTGAACATAGCAAACGTCTTAGTGAGACTATCAATACAGCAATGTATCACGGCGATGATGTGTTAATGGTACTTGACAATGAAACCAATGAAGCTAGGTTTTTTAGTCGGTCTTTAATGTGCCCAACTACAGGAATTTCATACCCAAATCCTGAGCCCAATAACTTTTCTTTTAATTCACCAAAAGGAATGTGCCCCAACTGTAAAGGACTAGGTACTTTGTATGAAGTAAATCTTAAAAAAATTGTACCAGACGAAAGCCTTTCTATTAAAAAAGGAGCTTTAGCACCTCACGGACCCCAAAAGAAAAATTGGGTTTTTAAACAATTAGAATTAATCGCTCAAAAGTTTGATTTTAAATTAACCGATCCATTTAGCAAAATACCAGATGAGGCCAAAAAAATGATATTTTACGGTGGTAATTCTGCATTTGAGGTTGATTCAAAAACATTGGGAATTACCCGAAAATATAAAATTGATTTTGAAGGCGTTGCCACCTTCCTCCAAAATACTTTTGAAGCCAACGAATCACGCTCTTTACGCCGTTGGGCAAAAGAATATATGGATAAAGTGGTATGTCCAGAATGTGAAGGCAGCCGACTGCGAAAAGAATCCTTATACTTTAAGGTTAATGATAAAAGCATAGCCGAACTTGCTCAAATGGACATCATTGAACTTGCAAGTTGGTTTGAAAATTTAGAGTCAGAATTAAGCAAAACGCAGCTTAAAATTGCTTCAGAAATTATTAAAGAAGTTCGCACACGTATTCAATTTTTAGTCGATGTAGGTCTTACCTATTTGGCACTTGACCGGAGCTCAAAATCACTTTCTGGAGGAGAAGCACAGCGCATAAGACTAGCTACACAAATTGGTTCTCAGTTGGTAGGAGTATTATACATTCTAGACGAGCCCAGCATTGGTTTGCATCAACGCGATAATCAAAAGTTAATAGACTCCCTTGTTTCGCTTCGAGATATAGGAAACTCTGTTATTGTTGTAGAGCACGATAAAGAAATGATTGAAAGTGCCGATTATGTAATTGATATAGGACCGGCGGCCGGAAAACACGGTGGTACAATTGTTTCAGAAGGAACTCCTTCAGATATTTTAACTCACAAAACGTTAACCGCCGAATATCTGAACGGAAGTAAAGAAATAGAAATTCCGAAGAAGAGAAGAGAAGGAAATGGTGAAGTATTAAAGCTGTATGGCGCTTCAGGAAACAATTTAAAAAATGTAACTGTTGAGTTTCCGCTTGGTAAAATGATTGGGGTTACCGGCGTTTCAGGAAGTGGTAAATCTACTTTAATTAATGAAACCCTCTACCCTATTTTGAATGCCGAAATTTATAATGGTGTAAAAAAGCCAATGCCTTACAAAAAGATTGAAGGCCTGAAGCATATTGATAAAGTGATTGACATTAATCAATCTCCTATTGGTCGTACTCCACGCTCCAATCCTGCGACGTATACCGGTGTTTTTTCAGAAATACGCAGTTTATTTGCAAAAATACCCGAATCCATGATACGTGGTTATAAACCGGGACGTTTTAGTTTTAATGTAAAAGGCGGACGCTGTGAAACGTGTAAAGGTGCCGGTTTAAAGGTAATTGAAATGAACTTTCTACCAGACGTGTATGTAGAATGTGAAACGTGTCAAGGAAAACGATTTAACAGAGAAACACTAGAGATAAGATACAAAGGCAACTCCATTTATGATGTGCTAAGTATGACGATTAATGAAGCCTGTGAGTTTTTTGAACATATTCCAAAAATCTACAGAAAGTTAAAAACTATTCAAGATGTTGGTTTAGGATATATTACTCTGGGGCAACAATCTACCACACTTTCTGGAGGTGAAGCACAACGTATAAAGCTGGCTACAGAACTTTCAAAACGTGACACAGGAAACACATTTTATATTCTAGATGAACCTACAACCGGTTTACATTTTGAAGACATTAGAGTGCTTATGCTGGTATTAAATCGTTTGGTAAAAAAAGGAAATACCGTTTTAATTATCGAGCATAACCTAGATGTTATTAAAGTAGTAGATCATATTATCGATATTGGTCCTGAAGGAGGTAAAAATGGTGGGAAAGTACTCACAACAGGTACTCCAGAAGAAGTAAGCAAAAACAAAAAAAGCCATACCGCACGTTTTCTTAAAAAAGAATTACATTCGTAA